In the Caldisalinibacter kiritimatiensis genome, one interval contains:
- the miaB gene encoding tRNA (N6-isopentenyl adenosine(37)-C2)-methylthiotransferase MiaB yields QKYNHVDIVFGTHNVHEFPQLLTKHENAKKMIIDVWDDSAHIVENLPSKRKYDFKAFVNIMYGCNNFCTYCVVPYTRGREKSRKSEKIIDEITELAKKGYKEITLLGQNVNSYGKTLDKKVTFAELLGEINKIEGVERIRFMTSHPKDLSDELIYAIRDCEKVCEHLHLPFQAGSNQVLKRMNRKYTKEQYLNLVNKLKKEVPNISLTTDIIVGFPGETEDDFEHTLDIVKKVRFDSAFTFLYSIREGTPAAKMENQVPDAIKKRRFQRLLDTLTPIVFENNKKLKNQVVEVLVEGVSKNDKSVLTGRTRTNKLVHFKGKKELISKLVNVKITTPKTFYLEGELINK; encoded by the coding sequence CAAAAATATAATCACGTAGACATTGTTTTTGGAACTCATAATGTTCATGAGTTTCCACAGTTGTTAACTAAACATGAAAATGCAAAGAAAATGATTATAGATGTATGGGATGACAGTGCTCATATAGTAGAAAATTTACCTTCAAAGAGAAAATATGATTTTAAAGCATTTGTTAATATTATGTATGGTTGTAATAACTTCTGCACATATTGCGTAGTTCCTTATACAAGGGGGAGAGAAAAAAGTAGGAAATCTGAAAAAATAATTGACGAAATAACTGAATTAGCAAAAAAAGGTTATAAAGAAATAACATTATTAGGGCAAAATGTTAACTCATATGGTAAAACTTTAGACAAAAAAGTTACATTTGCTGAATTATTGGGTGAAATTAACAAAATAGAAGGTGTTGAAAGAATAAGGTTTATGACATCTCATCCTAAAGATTTATCTGATGAATTAATTTATGCTATCAGGGACTGTGAAAAAGTTTGTGAGCACTTGCATCTTCCTTTTCAAGCTGGCAGTAATCAAGTATTAAAAAGAATGAATAGAAAATATACTAAAGAGCAATATTTAAATTTAGTAAACAAACTTAAAAAGGAAGTGCCTAATATATCACTAACAACAGATATAATAGTTGGATTCCCAGGTGAAACAGAAGATGATTTTGAACATACTTTAGATATAGTAAAAAAGGTAAGATTTGATTCAGCTTTTACATTTTTATATTCAATCCGTGAAGGCACCCCTGCGGCTAAAATGGAAAATCAAGTACCTGATGCTATAAAGAAGAGAAGATTTCAAAGGTTACTTGACACTTTAACTCCTATAGTTTTTGAGAATAATAAGAAACTAAAAAACCAAGTTGTAGAAGTATTAGTAGAAGGAGTTAGTAAAAATGATAAGTCTGTTTTAACCGGAAGAACAAGAACTAATAAATTAGTTCATTTTAAAGGTAAAAAAGAACTTATTTCAAAATTAGTAAATGTAAAAATCACGACACCTAAAACATTTTATCTAGAAGGTGAACTTATTAATAAATAA
- the mutS gene encoding DNA mismatch repair protein MutS, whose protein sequence is MAKLTPMMQQYMDIKEKYKDTILFFRLGDFYEMFFDDAITASKELEITLTSRDCGKGKKAPMCGVPFHSADSYIAKLVEKGYKVAICEQIEDPAKAKGIVKRDVVRIITPGTITDLNILDEKSNNYLCCLYIDDIGVGISYVDISTGDLYTTEIHKTQRDLFSSLMDELSKIQPTEIIANSNFFNYSELVKDIENRFNTFINRYYDWAFDIDTSEETIKNQLKVISLEGYGLKSKNHSIVSTGALIEYVKETQKIALEHINSIKNYTINKYMMMDISTRRNLELTETIRGKSKKGSLLWLLDKTSTAMGGRLLKRWIEEPLIDSSEINKRLDAVDELTNNLLLMDEIKGLLDKVYDIERLMGKVVYGSCNARDLISLKNSISVLPSLKSSLSIVNSQVLNHIHNELDTLEDIHKLIDASILDDPPVTIKEGGIIKSGYNIELDELREASNKGKEWLSKLQESERSRTGIKKLKVGYNKVFGYYIEVTKSYLDLVPENYTRKQTLANSERYITPELKEMEAKILGAEERSMNLEYELFVKIRDSIRAQLKRIQKTAKTIATIDVLNSLAQVAYKNNYVKPKLNNNGVVDIKEGRHPVVEKMLNGELFIPNDTLLNNNDNRISIITGPNMAGKSTYMRQVALIVLMAHIGSFVPATEANIAIVDKIFTRVGASDDLSQGQSTFMVEMSEVANILNNATKNSLLILDEIGRGTSTYDGLSIAKAVVEFISDKYKLGAKTLFATHYHELTELENRVEGVKNYRILVKEEGDDIVFLRKIVSGGANRSYGIEVAKLAGVPNQVIERAKEILKELEEKNLNRDNIAVTKQEVVEENKQSSSIEEEAQSSNYQLNLFSMKQNDIIKKLKDIDPMQLTPLDSLNILYKLSQEAKKL, encoded by the coding sequence GTGGCAAAGCTTACACCTATGATGCAACAATATATGGATATAAAAGAAAAATATAAAGATACAATTCTTTTCTTTAGATTAGGAGACTTCTATGAAATGTTTTTTGATGATGCTATTACCGCTTCAAAAGAACTAGAAATAACCCTTACTAGTAGAGATTGTGGTAAAGGTAAAAAAGCGCCAATGTGCGGTGTACCTTTTCACTCAGCAGATTCGTATATTGCAAAATTAGTCGAAAAAGGCTATAAGGTTGCTATTTGTGAACAGATAGAAGACCCTGCAAAAGCTAAGGGAATTGTAAAAAGAGATGTAGTAAGAATTATTACTCCTGGTACAATAACTGATCTAAATATATTAGATGAAAAAAGTAATAACTATTTATGCTGCTTATATATTGATGACATAGGAGTAGGTATCTCTTATGTAGATATTTCGACTGGTGACCTTTATACGACAGAAATTCACAAAACTCAAAGAGATTTGTTTAGTTCTTTAATGGATGAATTATCTAAAATCCAACCAACTGAAATTATAGCTAATAGTAATTTTTTTAATTATAGTGAATTAGTAAAAGATATAGAGAATAGATTTAATACATTTATAAACCGATATTATGACTGGGCTTTTGATATTGATACTTCTGAAGAGACGATAAAGAATCAACTTAAAGTTATATCTTTAGAAGGATATGGGCTAAAAAGTAAGAACCATTCTATAGTATCTACTGGTGCTTTGATTGAATATGTGAAAGAGACTCAAAAAATAGCACTTGAACATATCAATAGTATAAAGAACTATACTATTAATAAATACATGATGATGGATATTAGTACAAGACGTAATTTGGAACTAACAGAAACTATTAGAGGTAAGAGTAAAAAAGGTTCTCTATTATGGCTATTAGATAAAACATCTACAGCCATGGGAGGTAGATTACTAAAAAGATGGATTGAAGAACCTCTGATTGATAGTTCAGAAATAAATAAAAGGTTAGATGCTGTAGATGAATTAACTAATAATCTATTACTAATGGATGAAATAAAAGGTTTATTAGATAAAGTATATGATATTGAAAGGCTTATGGGAAAAGTCGTTTACGGAAGCTGCAATGCTAGGGACTTAATTTCTTTAAAAAACTCTATTTCTGTCCTACCAAGTCTAAAATCAAGTCTGAGTATTGTAAACTCACAAGTATTAAATCATATACATAATGAATTAGATACTTTAGAAGATATACATAAACTAATAGATGCTTCAATTCTTGATGACCCACCTGTAACAATTAAAGAAGGTGGAATAATAAAAAGTGGTTATAATATAGAATTAGACGAGTTAAGAGAAGCATCTAATAAAGGAAAAGAATGGTTATCAAAGCTACAAGAAAGTGAAAGAAGTAGAACGGGCATAAAGAAACTAAAAGTAGGTTATAATAAAGTATTTGGTTATTATATTGAAGTTACTAAATCTTATCTTGATTTAGTGCCTGAAAATTACACTCGTAAACAAACATTAGCTAATAGTGAAAGATATATAACACCTGAACTTAAAGAGATGGAAGCTAAAATCCTTGGTGCTGAAGAACGTAGTATGAACTTAGAGTATGAACTTTTTGTAAAAATAAGAGATAGTATTAGAGCACAATTAAAAAGAATCCAAAAAACTGCAAAAACAATAGCAACTATAGATGTTCTTAACTCATTAGCTCAGGTAGCTTACAAAAACAATTATGTAAAGCCTAAGTTAAATAACAATGGAGTAGTTGATATTAAAGAAGGTAGACACCCTGTAGTTGAAAAGATGTTAAACGGTGAATTGTTTATACCTAATGATACATTATTAAATAACAATGACAATAGAATTTCTATAATTACTGGACCTAACATGGCAGGAAAGTCTACTTATATGAGACAAGTAGCATTAATAGTCTTAATGGCTCATATTGGTAGTTTTGTACCTGCTACCGAAGCGAATATTGCTATTGTTGATAAAATATTTACAAGAGTTGGAGCATCCGATGACCTTTCTCAGGGACAAAGTACTTTTATGGTGGAGATGAGCGAAGTGGCTAATATATTAAATAATGCAACCAAGAATAGTTTATTAATTTTAGATGAAATTGGGAGAGGTACTAGCACTTATGATGGTTTAAGTATAGCTAAAGCAGTTGTAGAATTCATTAGTGATAAATATAAACTAGGAGCTAAAACTTTATTTGCTACTCATTATCATGAATTAACTGAATTAGAAAATAGAGTCGAAGGAGTTAAAAATTATAGGATATTAGTTAAAGAAGAAGGAGACGATATTGTTTTCTTAAGAAAAATTGTAAGTGGTGGAGCAAACCGTAGTTATGGTATTGAAGTAGCAAAACTAGCAGGGGTACCAAATCAAGTAATAGAAAGAGCTAAGGAAATCTTAAAAGAACTAGAAGAAAAAAACTTAAATAGAGACAATATAGCAGTTACTAAGCAGGAAGTTGTTGAAGAAAATAAACAATCCAGTTCAATAGAGGAAGAAGCGCAAAGTAGCAATTATCAATTGAATTTATTTAGTATGAAGCAAAATGATATCATAAAAAAATTAAAAGATATTGACCCAATGCAACTCACTCCACTAGATTCATTAAATATCTTATATAAACTCAGTCAAGAAGCAAAAAAGTTATAG
- the mutL gene encoding DNA mismatch repair endonuclease MutL, whose protein sequence is MRSRIQILDNNTINKIAAGEVVERPASVVKELVENSIDAQATSISIEIVNGGKKYIRVTDNGTGIINDDIKLAFLRHSTSKIKKVEDLERITSLGFRGEALASIASVAQVQLLSKTKDSLSGRQVDVHGGEIISNKEVGCPKGTTVIVKNLFYNTPVRKKFLKSDNAESSHISETIYRLALGNPNIAFKYIKDNKLILKTPGNGDIYSTIYSLYGKEFADSLIKINYNGDDIKIDGYIAKPSYTRGNRNFQYFYVNGRFIKSRLLSKTLENEYKSLIPINKYPVCILYIDTNAKNIDANVHPTKIEIRFKNESILKYILSKSIKVALEEKNLIPSVTINSKDKKEEVKQQKIIDLIEDTDVNSKPSDDNLLVIEDHTKDNIDFMNSTDVVQDRSSINYSADTIESVEYTNNKSQIKDKQSKFVKNIIDNTGLSNSNIPINAIEKKQQTSIKKIPDMKIIGILFGTYILAEDSNDEVFYIIDQHAAHERIMYEKYKKEFENQTVTIQELLAPEIINLTHSEYQVVKDNIDIFNKLGFRIEGFGTNSVIIRSVPMLFGKPKSKQLFMDILDKIQDNIKNSYQLRIEKIMKMACTSAIKAGDKIENIEIERLLKDLRKADNPYTCPHGRPVIIKMSKYEIEKKFKRIQ, encoded by the coding sequence ATGAGAAGTAGGATTCAAATACTAGATAATAACACCATAAACAAAATTGCAGCAGGAGAAGTAGTAGAAAGACCCGCTTCAGTAGTGAAAGAACTGGTGGAAAACTCAATTGACGCACAAGCAACTTCAATTAGTATTGAAATTGTCAACGGAGGTAAAAAATATATAAGAGTTACAGATAACGGTACAGGAATAATAAACGATGATATAAAATTAGCATTTTTAAGACATAGTACTAGTAAAATAAAAAAAGTAGAAGATTTAGAAAGGATTACCTCTTTAGGCTTTAGAGGTGAAGCCTTAGCTAGTATCGCATCAGTAGCACAAGTTCAACTTCTAAGCAAAACAAAGGATAGTTTAAGTGGTAGACAGGTAGATGTTCACGGCGGTGAAATTATTTCTAATAAGGAAGTTGGATGTCCTAAAGGAACAACTGTAATTGTAAAAAACTTATTTTACAATACTCCAGTAAGAAAAAAGTTCTTAAAAAGTGATAATGCTGAATCATCGCATATAAGTGAAACCATTTATAGACTAGCACTAGGAAATCCTAATATTGCATTCAAATATATAAAAGACAATAAACTAATATTAAAAACACCTGGCAATGGTGATATTTACTCAACTATATATAGTCTTTATGGCAAAGAATTTGCGGATTCTTTGATTAAAATAAATTATAATGGTGATGATATTAAAATAGATGGTTACATAGCAAAACCATCATATACTAGAGGAAATAGAAATTTTCAATATTTCTATGTGAATGGTAGATTTATTAAAAGTAGGTTGTTATCTAAGACATTAGAAAATGAATATAAATCTTTAATTCCAATTAATAAATATCCAGTGTGTATACTTTATATAGATACAAATGCAAAAAATATAGATGCAAATGTCCATCCCACTAAAATTGAAATAAGATTTAAAAATGAATCAATATTGAAATATATACTTTCTAAATCAATAAAAGTTGCTTTAGAAGAAAAAAATTTAATACCTAGTGTTACAATTAATTCAAAAGATAAAAAAGAAGAAGTAAAACAACAAAAAATCATAGATTTGATTGAAGATACTGACGTTAATTCAAAACCTAGTGATGACAATCTTTTAGTAATTGAGGACCATACAAAAGATAATATCGATTTTATGAATAGCACTGATGTAGTACAGGATAGAAGTAGTATAAATTATTCAGCTGATACTATTGAGTCTGTAGAGTATACAAATAATAAATCACAAATCAAGGATAAACAAAGTAAATTTGTTAAAAATATTATTGATAACACAGGTTTATCTAATAGTAATATCCCAATCAATGCAATTGAAAAAAAACAACAAACTTCAATTAAAAAGATACCTGATATGAAAATCATAGGAATTCTATTTGGCACATATATATTAGCAGAAGATAGTAACGATGAAGTTTTTTATATAATTGACCAACATGCAGCTCATGAAAGAATAATGTATGAAAAATATAAAAAAGAATTCGAAAACCAAACTGTTACTATCCAGGAGCTTTTAGCACCTGAAATTATTAATTTAACTCATAGCGAATATCAAGTGGTTAAAGATAATATAGATATATTTAATAAGCTAGGATTTAGAATAGAAGGTTTTGGTACAAACTCAGTTATAATAAGAAGTGTACCTATGTTATTTGGTAAACCAAAGTCTAAACAGCTATTCATGGATATACTAGACAAAATCCAAGATAATATTAAAAATAGCTATCAACTACGAATTGAAAAAATAATGAAAATGGCATGTACTAGTGCTATAAAAGCAGGAGATAAAATTGAAAACATTGAAATAGAACGGTTATTAAAAGACCTTAGAAAAGCTGATAATCCATATACATGTCCCCATGGAAGACCCGTTATAATCAAAATGTCAAAATACGAAATAGAAAAAAAATTTAAGAGAATACAATAA
- the miaA gene encoding tRNA (adenosine(37)-N6)-dimethylallyltransferase MiaA: MKKKPLILLVGPTAVGKTSISIEIAKRLNAEIISADSMQIYKHMDIGTAKIKEQEKEGVKHYLIDIVYPNEKFTVSDYQKKAKECIDEILNKKKLPMLVGGTGLYVNSIVYDLDFTKAISNPKLRNKYNELAEIHGNEYLHEKLKKIDPKSANKIHINDRKRIIRALEVYHETGKPMSEYNKNFRKPNPTFELAFIGLTMNRKKLYDRINKRVELMIKEGLLDEVKNLLKMGYRPDSTALQGLGYKEIIKYFNNEYTYKEAIRILKRDTRRFAKRQITWFRRDKRIKWINLDLYDDNDKACKAILSYVSKKLNNNTFFKDITSGGDYFEK; the protein is encoded by the coding sequence ATGAAAAAAAAACCTTTAATTCTATTAGTTGGACCAACAGCCGTGGGAAAAACATCAATATCAATTGAGATTGCTAAGAGATTAAATGCTGAAATAATTTCAGCTGACTCTATGCAAATATATAAACACATGGATATAGGTACTGCTAAAATAAAAGAACAAGAGAAAGAAGGTGTTAAGCATTATTTAATTGATATTGTTTATCCTAATGAAAAATTTACAGTATCGGACTATCAAAAAAAAGCCAAAGAGTGCATAGATGAAATTTTAAATAAAAAGAAATTACCTATGTTAGTTGGAGGTACAGGTTTATATGTAAACTCAATAGTATATGATTTAGATTTCACAAAAGCTATTTCAAATCCTAAACTTAGAAATAAATATAATGAATTAGCAGAAATTCATGGTAATGAATACCTTCACGAAAAATTAAAAAAGATTGACCCAAAATCAGCTAATAAAATTCACATTAATGATAGAAAACGAATAATAAGAGCGCTAGAAGTCTATCACGAAACAGGAAAACCAATGTCTGAATACAACAAAAACTTTAGAAAACCAAACCCTACTTTCGAATTAGCCTTCATAGGTTTAACAATGAATCGTAAAAAATTGTATGATAGAATCAATAAACGTGTAGAATTAATGATAAAAGAAGGTTTACTTGATGAAGTTAAAAATTTATTAAAAATGGGATATAGACCCGATTCAACTGCACTACAAGGTTTAGGATATAAAGAAATAATAAAATACTTCAACAACGAATATACATACAAAGAAGCGATTAGAATATTAAAAAGAGATACTAGAAGATTTGCAAAGCGACAGATAACCTGGTTTAGACGAGATAAAAGAATAAAATGGATAAATTTAGACTTATATGACGATAATGATAAGGCATGTAAAGCTATATTAAGCTATGTTTCTAAAAAACTTAATAATAATACATTTTTTAAAGATATAACTAGTGGAGGGGATTATTTTGAAAAATAA